ACTCCGTGGGTGTGGCATCTTCGGTTGTACTGATGTAGGAACCGATGAAACGATATCCTTCATGTTGGTGGTCGGTCTCTTCCACCTCATGTGGTTCAAGTTCACGACCTACCAGATATCCAATGACATATGAGGAAATATCCTTGTCATAGGTACCGAATGCCCTGCCTCTGCGTTCACTGATGTCAGCATTACCGTGGACGGCATCAACCACATTTCTGATCTCCTCCTCAAATGCTTGTTGATAGGCTTCCCGTAAATAATCATGCCCAGGAGGTTCCTCTTCCGGCCACACTTCCTGCATCAGGTAGATAGGCATGTCTGGATGGAGCCTGTTGTACAGTGAGAATGCGTCATAGAATTCTGGGTCGAGCAAGGTATATATCCGAAGTGTGTTGATTCCCAGCTCCCCCATTTGCATCAGATATCGATAATACAGGCTCTTGTCCTTGGGAAATTCGGTGAACCATTTGCCCGGGGTGGCTGTACCCAGATTCATGCCATAGACAAAGAAGGGCTGCCAATTTCCATTGTTGTAGAGCAGCAACTCTTTGGAGGTTGTTCTTGCCACAACATTTGTCTGGTCAATGGTAGTAGTATCTTGTGTTAGTTGCGGCATCTGGAATGCCTTTCGCTCTTCTGCTTCCCGGAAGATGGTAGAGAGCAGCGGTAGGTAGTGTTTCCAGTAGAAGAGCTCATCCTCTTTTGCTGTTCTTCCCATGAGCCACTGCATTCCTTTCAACTGGGAAAAGCGAAGTCTTCTGCTACTATAGGCCCAGTTCCCACTGAAATAATACGCCCTATGGTTTGCAGTCTCCTTCAGCTGGATTGCAGGAAACGAATTTTCCAAACCATAGGATCGAAGCAAGGCTTCCCCTTTTTCTGTAAGATCGAGCGTATAGGTTGCGAGGACATCAGTTCCTTCCAGTGGTTCGGTTATGTCAAAGACCATTTCGTAGGAAATTGAGCCGGAAAGGCCCAATGTCCTTATTCCGTTCTCTGTATAGGTGAACTGCATCTCATTAGGTCCCAATAACTGTTTGCTGGGTAGTACGATCACCTCATCATGGATGTTGTAGAGGATGATACCGCTCCCTGAATAGTCCCAGACATCAGCATGCATCTCACGGATCCAGGAGGGGGTTTCCCCCTTGCTCGAGAGGTCATGCACATACATACCGGTCCAGCCGGTCCATCTTGTTCCCAGAAGTTCATACATCTGTGCTTGCACATAGGATGGGGTAGGGGTTGCGAAGGTGTTGTACTCTGCTATGACAGTGCTGCTCTCTTCCCTGTTCAGGAACTTTCGGATCTCTTTTGCATCATGATCACTGGATCCTCCCCAAATGAGGTTGCTCTCTCCTTGGGGTGGTTCTGTTCGGCTGAACCCTTCCCCGGTCCTATAGATGCCATAGGTATCGGTGATGTAGAGAAGATCGGTTCGTGGGTCCAATCCTGTAAGATCTACAATCGGTTGCTCGCAATCTGGATGATAGCCAAGATAATGCTCTTGTCCATCGAAAATGGTTCCCTCACTTGAGGGATATGCGTGATGGGTAAGAAACCAAGTAAGTCCTTCGTGTTGGAGTGCTGGCTTTTGAGGTACCGTTTTATCGTATACAGAGACAACCAGTTCTTTGGTAGGTTGAGTGCGGTGAAGGAAATAGGGGAGGGCAAGCAAAAACAGGAGGAGGACAAGTATTGCCATCAGCACCCATGGGTTTGCCTTTCCTGGTTTCCTTCGTTTTTTTCTTGGTTTCATCAGTGTCAGTATACGCGTAGGTATGGGTAAACAAAAGGAAAAGTTCCTGATTGTGCCCCCGGTAGCCGATTTTACGTTCTCTGAGTATATTTTGTATCTAGTAAGAGGAGCACATGATGAGCGATAGTCATACCTATACAACCCACGTTGAGTGGACAAAAGAGAGACGGGCAGCTCTCTCATCCCCTACATTGCCCACCATTGAAGTTGCAACACCTGCAAATTTCCCTGGAGGCCATGAAGGTATATGGTCACCTGAACATCTCTACACCGCCGCTGCAGAGATCTGTTTGATGACCACCTTTCTCTCCCTTGCAGAGAAAACCAAGCTTGCATTCATGAGCTATAAGAGTGAAGCCTCTGGGACCATGGAAAAGGCCGAGAAGGGTTTTCTCATGACCCGTATCCACATCAAGCCAACGGTGGTCATTGCTGATGAAAAGCTGAAAGAGAAGACGCTCACTTTGCTTGAGAAAGCGGAGAAGTACTGCCTCATCTCCAATTCGATGAAAACAGAAGTAACCATTGAACCGAATGTCTTGGTAAAGTAGAACGTATTGTGACATTTGTCACTGAACAGTAAGCGCCTCCTGCTTGTATACTCGAGCAAGAGGTATAAAATTATGCTGTTACAGGTTGATGAAGTCATTAAACGGTTTGGGTCTACCCTTGCCCTGGATTGTTGTTCCATGCAGGTGGAAGAGGGAGAGGTCGTGGGCCTGCTTGGGCCCAATGGAGCGGGAAAAACTACGTGTATCCGCTCCATCATCGGCTTGATTCCCATAGATGAGGGATCTATTACGGTTTTCTCAAGAAACCAAGATGGGAAAAACCGGGAAATTCGGCGGAATATCGGGTATGTTACCCAGGAAATAACCATCTACGAGCAGATGAGCGGGAGAGACAATCTCGCCTTTTTCGCGTCACTCTATGGGATGGATAAGCAATCCATTGCAAGACGTATT
The sequence above is drawn from the uncultured Sphaerochaeta sp. genome and encodes:
- a CDS encoding OsmC family protein, translated to MSDSHTYTTHVEWTKERRAALSSPTLPTIEVATPANFPGGHEGIWSPEHLYTAAAEICLMTTFLSLAEKTKLAFMSYKSEASGTMEKAEKGFLMTRIHIKPTVVIADEKLKEKTLTLLEKAEKYCLISNSMKTEVTIEPNVLVK